The Paludisphaera rhizosphaerae genome segment CATCCGGCCCTGCGGGCCACCTTCCCCCGCGAGGGGGGAAGGCCGTTGTGGCTCAGACAATGAGAGTCGGAGGCTGACGGCTTCGTCCCCTCTCCCCCCGGGAGAGGGCAGCCGCGCAGCGGCGGGTGAGGGTCGTGGGATTTCGGAGGGCGTGACGGTTGTGCAAGTCGTCGAGCCGGGCTGCGCCTACAGGTCCGACGACCCTCACCCGGCCCTTCGGGCCACCCTCTCCCGGCGGGAGAGGGGACGAGTCAAATCTGCGTCGCAAAACGCGACGAACGAAGCCAACGTCGCATCGATCGAAACGGTGATTGAACAGGCAGTTACGCCAATCACCATCGTCCCGTCGCCGCGCAAACGAACCCGCCCAAGGGCGACGGCCGGTTGAGGCGGACGACGCTGGGGCGGGGTGGGTCTTTGACAATTCGGCCGAATGTGTGCGGGAGGGCTCGTCAGGGAGCGGCCGGCTTGGCTGCTGCCTTCTTGGCCTTCACGGCGTCGGTGTAGGCCTTGTACAGGGCCTTCCAGTTGCGGCCGTTGGCGTTGAGGAGTTGTTCGGACCGGGTCTTGTAGATCTCGAAGATCGCCGAGATCTCGTTCATGGATTTGTAGTCCACGGCCTCCTCGCGGGCCTTCTTGAGGAAGGCGAGGATTCCAGCCTCTTCCTCAGCCGTGAGGTCGGGGACGATCGCGTGGTAGCCCTTCATGGTGAAGGCGACCTTCCCCACGGTGTACCGGTCGAGGATCGTCTCCACCTGTTCGGGAGTCAGGTCTTTCTGAAGGCCCGTCATCAGCGCCTCGTGGACGTCGGCCGGGATTGCGGAGTCGGCGATCACCTGGCGGTCGAGGTTCGAGAGGCGGCTTCCCGTGGCCGGATTGATCCCGGCGGGGACGGTGGTGAAGGGGTGCGAGTTATGCCAGTCGCGGACGGCCTTGAGGTGGGCCGTGATCACGTCCTTCACGCGGGCTTCCTTCCCCGGGTCGTCGAGCTTGAGCGCCGCGGCCCACTCCGCGGCCTTCTTCGCCTGCTCCATGTCCGACCGGGCCGCCGCCTCCGCCGAGGGCTGGTCGACCGGGGGAGTCTGGCCGAAGGCGTTATGCGAGACGAGAAAGGCGGCCAGCAAGAGGGAGGGGACGGCTTTCATGAGGACCCTCGAAGTCGGTGGTTCGGTCGGGCCAGGACGTTTCATCATAACGTCCAGGTGAGCACGAGCGTGAGATCCGAGGCCGACGTCATCTCGATGGGACTGATGAGAACAGGCCGGCGAGCCCTTCGGCCATCGTCGGGTGGGTCAGGACGGCGTCTCGAAGGGCCGTGTAGGGGAGGCCGGCGAGCATCGCCACCTGGACCACGGCCAGGACCTCGCCGGCGTCGGGACCGAAGGCGGTGAAGCCAAGGATCCGGTCGCCGTTCTTTTCGACGAGCGCCTTGAAGAAGCCCCGCGTTTCGGAGAGCGTTCGGGCTCGCAGCACGGCGTTCATGGGGATCTTGGCCAGCCGATACTGGACGCCGCGTTCGCGAGCCTCGCGTTCGCTGAGGCCGACTCGGGCCAGCTCGGGATCGGTGAAGAGGCAGTAGGGGACCTGCCGACCGGTCGTCACGCGATCGCCGCCGGTGAGATTCGCCAGCAAGACGCGGAAGTCGTCCTCGCCGATGTGGGTGAAGTGCGGGCTGCCGGCGCAGTCGCCCGCCGCCCAGACGCCCTCGGCCGTGGTCCGCAGGTGGTCGTCGACCTTGACGTGCCCGTGCTCGTTCGTCTCGACGCCCGCCTTCTCCAGGCCGATTCCGTCGGTGTTCGGCGTGCGGCCGCCGGCGACGAGGAGATGCGTCCCCTCGATCGAACCTCGGCTGGTTTCCAGGCGGACGGACCGGCCCGAAGTCCCCTCGACGCGATGGAGGGCGGTCCCGGTCAGAACCTCGACCCCCTCGTCTCGGAGAAGGCGTTCGATCTCCTCGGTGACGTCGGGGTCTTCACGGTGAATCAGGGCCTTGTTCCGCTCGACGACCGTCACCCGGCTGCCGAAGCGCCGAAAGGCCTGGGCCAGCTCCAGGCCCACGTAGCCGCCCCCCAGGACGATCAGGTGTCCGGGGATCTCGTCCAGATCAAGGGCCTCGACGTGAGTCAGCGGCTTCGACTCGGCCAGCCCGAGGGTGTCGTCGAGCCGAGCGCGCGAGCCGGTGTCGATGACGACGACCTCGCCGCGGAGCGTTCGGGAGCCGCCCTCGTTCAGCTCGACCTCGATCGTCTTCGGGGCGACGAAGCGGCCCTCGCCCATGACCAGCTCAGCGCCGCTGGCCCGGTATTTCTCCAGGTGCAACTCGACCAGGCCGTCCACCATCTTCCGCTTACGGTCGCGGACGGCGGTCATGTCGACCTTCCAGCCCCGGTCGGCGATCCCGAACGCCCCGCCGTGGCGAAACGTGTCGGCCGCCTTCGCGGAGTGGATCACGTTCTTGCTCGGGAGGCAGGCGATGTTGGGGCAGGAACCGCCGATGTACCGCCGCTCGACGACCGCCGCACGCTTCCCACTCGAAGCGAGAGCCCAAGCCAGCAGCTTGCCCGGAGCGCCGCTTCCCAAAACCACCAGGTCGTATCCCTCGGGATGAGTCATGCCTTACTCCTTCGAATGTGAAGAGGGGTTAACCAATGATGGAGTCCTCGTCAAGCATCCGGAGGTTGCCGATCGGCAGGGCCCGTCGCGTGATGGAAGCGAATGAGGTCGGGGGGTAAGATGATGGTCGTGCACAATCGACGGGCAAGGCGGAGGCAGACGCTAAGGATCGACGCTCTCGGACGTGGTAGAGGTGGACCCCATCTCAGGAGGACGCCATGACGACCCGATGGGCTGAATCAGATTTCGGAGACTGTCCCAAGAAAGGCCCGATGCGGTGGTGGACTCGCCGCATTCTGGGAATGCGGCCCGCGTTCGTGGGCGTCGCGACGCCTCTGCTGGCCGCGGTCCTTGCGGTCATGGGCTCGCTCGAACAGGCGACGTCTCCAGCGAACGTCCCCAGGCGGCCCTTGCCGCCGTACTCGCCGCCCGTCGTTCCGATGCCGTCGAGGCTGACCCGGACCGTCGTCGTCCCGCGAGAAGCGTGGACGATCGACCCCCAGATGATCCACCAGGCGCGGTCGGGGGTCGACGAGGCGATGATCCACCAGGCGCGACCGGACGTGGACCCGAGGATGGTCGTCCCGACCGTGCCGGAGGCCGTGACCGCTCCGGTTCCGGTTCCCGGTTACACCCCGATCCCGACCGCCCCGCGGTTCATACCGCCGCCGCCGGTTCCTGGCTTCCCGGTCGTCCCGCACGGCCCGAGGTTCAGGGGGCCGGGCGGAACCATTCCTCGCCGATGATCCGGCCGAGGAGGAAGAACTTGCGGTCGGGGTACCAGAGGACGGCCTGGCCGTGGCGGACGGTCGAGCTGGCGTACATCGCCAGGTCGAGCCGGCCGGGCGTGCCGGGCTTGCCCAGCGGGACGCCGTCGTGGTCCATGAAGAACCGGGGCTCGTCGAACCAGACGGGCTGATCGGCGCCGGGCTGGAAGCGGCCGGCGGCCAGGTAGATCGGCCGGCGGTGGAAGCCGGTCTGGGTCGGGCCGTAGTTCTTGTAGTGGCCGTCGTGGTTGTGGAGGAACAGGGCGTACCGGCCGCTGCCGGCGGCCTCGCCGCCGACGTCGTAGATCGGACAGGGGGAGAGGGGGTGGAGCAGGGGCTCGCCGCCGTCCTTCCGCAGGAGGACGCGCGGGGCGTCCCAGGTCTCGCCGCCGTCCCGGCTCTGCGACCAGTACGGGCTGCCGGCGGCCGTCCGCATGACCACGAACAGGCGGCCGTCTGGGAGCTTGACCGTCGCGGGCTCCTGGCAGGCGCTTAGTTCGGGATGATCGGGGAACGGCACGGTCAGCGCCTTGTCGTTGGCGGCGAACCAGGAGATCTTGAGGTCCTTCGGCTCGGGCGAGTCGTCCACGTTCTCGAACCGCATGAACTCGACCCGGGCGTCGGCCGCGCGCCAGTCCTTGAGCTTGTGCGGGACCACGGCGTGGCTGGTCCAGCGGGTGAAGCCGGCGCAGTACTTGCCGTCGGCCCCCAGCCGGAGCGGCTTCTGCCAGCAGAGCATGTTGGGGGGCATCGTGGGGTCGGGGTTGTCCTGCGTGCTCCTCGCGACGGGGACTTCCTGCGGGGCCGACCAGGTCTTGCCGGCGTCGTCGGAGTAGATGCCGTGCAGCCAGCCGGTGTGGTGGAAGAACGTGTCGAACTTGCCGATGTGCTGGCTGTACAGCACGAAGAGCCGGCCCTTCTTCGAGACCAGCGGGTAGGCCCAACTGGCCATTGGGCCGTCGCCCGGCTTCTTGGGGCCGGCGATGATCCGGGGATCGGTCCAGGTCTTCCCCTCGTCGTCGCTGCGGGCGAAGGCGATGTGTTGGTCGGGGGGCAGAGCGGCCGAGGAGTTCTCGACCGAGCTTTGAGTCCAGACGGCCATCAGCGAGCCGTCCGGGCCGTCGAAGGCCAGGAAGTGCTCGTTGCCGGTGTCGACGATCCGGTCCCCCTGGACCCTGGGCACGAACACGACGAAGTCGGGCTTCGTCATCTTCAACTCGCGGTCGATCCGGCTCCGCAGGTCGTCGGCGTCCTTGATGAATCCCGGCGGTTTCGGCTTCTCCTGCGCGAAGGCCGACGAGCCCCAGGCTCCGACCAACAGGGCGGCGACCGCAAGTTTCCTCGATCCGCGCATGGCGAGACCTCCCCGACCGACTCGACGTTCCGTTCGCACGAGCCCGCCATGATACGGCGCGCCCGAGCCGGGATCGAGGCCCCGGAGGGATGTGAATCCCAGGGGGGCGGCGACCAGGAGGAAAAGGTGAGAGGGCGTCGCGACGAGCGGCCTAAGCCGGATTCTGTCGAGGTCGGGGGGACGATTGCCGTCCCAAACGGCCTCGGATGATCATTTCTCTGGGACGCCGGTCTCCCGACGCCTCAAGCGACCTACCCGGGAGTCGATGACGGATCGGGCCGACCCGTGCGGGACGAAGGCTGATGAGGCCCGGTTGCCCGGCCCTCCGTCGCCCACGCTTTTTCCCGCTGCTCCCCTATTTGGTCTTGCTCCCGGTGGGGTTTGCCGAGCCAGACCGGTCGCCCGGCCTGCTGGTGAGCTCTTACCTCACCGTTTCACCCTTACCCCGACGTGGAGGCCGAAGCCCCGCCGCCGTGGCGGTTTGCTTTCTGTGGCACTTTCCCTATCCGATGCGCGAACGCAACGGACGGTGGGCGTTACCCACCACCGCGCCCTTCGGAGTCCGGACTTTCCTCCGCGGCACGTCCCCCAGACCGGTCCGCGCTCGCCGGAGAAATCCCCGACGCGCCCGAGCCGCCCTGGGGCGCCACGGCGATCATCGCACCCGCCGCGAGCCCTCTTCACCTATGATAGGAGGTTTCCCTCCCTTCCCCAAGACGAATCCGACGCGGAAAGGTTCGAATGGGAACGTGGAAATGCCTGCGAGGGCGCCAACTTCATCCACGTCTCTCTATTTGCCCATGTGGGCCACGAGTTTGCCGTCGACGCGGAAGCCCGCATTGATGAGGCGGGTCGACTTCGATCGCCTCCAATCTTCGCCGGCCTTGGCGTTCGAAATGAAACTCAGATCGATCGACAATCTCGTCCCGTTTGCCAGCACTGGGCCGGCCCCCATACCCGGCGGCGTCGTAGGTTGTTGAAGGCCGATCTGATAGCTCGCGAACAGAAAGGGACCGTTCCCAATACCTATCCAGTTCGAGGCGCTCAACCCACCTCGAAGCCAGGACTTCTCAAGGCCCAGGATCTCCTCGACCTGTTCATATGTCATATCCGGACGGAGGCGGGCGAAGCGGTCCGGGATGCTCCGGACGATGAAGCGGGGAGGTACGCCGTCCTGAAACTCCTCGTAGGCGAAGAGCGACAAGGCTGCCAGTGCGACGAGGGCCATCGAGCGACGAAGCGTGATTCTGACTCGCATGGTAGCCCGCCAGGGATGTGGACCTTCGGTTTCAACCAGATGGTATTTCCGGAAGAAGGAGAACCTCAGAAGAGGCATCCCAAGGGAGACGTCCGCCCCAACCGTACTTCACTGCCGCATCTGGGCGACCATCTTGCCTTCGCTCTCCAAGTGCGCTTCGCATAGGCGGGTCGACCGGGAACTTTTCCAATCGTCGTTGGGACCGACGTCTGTGGTGAATAGCAAGTGGATCTCCGAGAGGGGCCAGGTGACTGCTGGCGACGCGGCAGCTCCATTCTGAGCCGTCACCCCACGCGGTATCGACCCGACTGGATAAATCGCGTTCACAAAGGGGCCATCCCAGGCCTCGCCGACCCCCGAGACATTCACGCCGCCCAGGAGCCAGGACTTCTCCAACCCCAGGATCGCTTCGGCTTCCTCGTAGGTCATGCCTGGTCGAAGGCGAGCGATGCGGTTTGGGATGCTCCGAACGACAAAGCGGGGAGGTACGCCGTCCTGGAACTCTTCCCAGGCGAAGCAGGATAGGGCAGCCAAGGCGACCAGGACCATCGAACGGCGAAGAGTCATCCTGACGCGCATAGGTCCGCCCCACGGCTTGGAAACTTCTGAAAGCAGTGTTTGCGGCGATTGTATTGGCTGTGGCGATCGGATGGATCCCGAAAAGTCTGCGATCTGCCGCCGACCAGGCCGGCGCGCCTTATACTTGGGTCGAGTCACCTCTCTCGGAGTCGACACCATGTATCTCACCGAGTATCTCCGAAGCCGTCGCGTTTGGTTCAAGCCTCTGCTGCATGCTCCGGCCTTCTCGGCCGAGCGGCTGGCGGCGCGGTTGCACGTTTCGGGACGAGGAGTGGCGAAGGCCGTTCTGATGAACGTCGGCGGCGAGGAGTGGCTGGCGGTCCTGCCGGCTTCCTCGCGGATCGACCTCGCCCGGCTGGCTGGGGCGCTGGGACGTGACTCGGCCGACGTCCGGCTCGCGACCGCCGACGAAGTCGCCCGTCGGTTCTCCGACTGCGAGCCCGGCGCGGTGCCGCCGTTCGGCCGGCCCTACGGCGTCGGCACGATTCTCGACGCCTCGCTGACGGACTCCGAGATCGCCTTCGCCTCCCACACGCGGCACGAGGCCCTCCGCATGCGGCTGGCCGACTACGACATCGTCGAAGCCCCGATCCACGCCGAGTTCGCGACGCCCCTCGCGCCGGCCCCGTCGCCAAGGCCCTCGCGACGCCCCCGACGCCGCCGCGCCGGTTGACCGTCACCCGGCGCCGCGTCGCCCTCTGCCGATCAGGGTTAGGCGTAATGCGTCAGCTCCCAGAAGCCGGGGGATGAACCAGCGGCTCGGGGGATGAGCTGAAATAGTCGGTCGAATTCAGTCGGGTCGATCCGCACCGGGGACGCGTACCCCAGGGCGAGCAGAATCGCAGGGATCGTCACATCGTGGCCGACGATCAGGACGATCTCGTCCGGGCTCTTCTCCTGGAGCGTCTGGACGGCCGATCGGCCGTAGGATGCGAGCAGGCTGGCGTCTTCAGGATGCTCGAGAAGGGTCGTCGGCAGATCCAGCGACAGGATTTGCACGTGTGAGCCCGCCGCCTCCAGCGCGGCTTTAACAGGGGCGGCGGTCTGTCGCGTCCGCTCGAACTGGCTCGTGTAGATGCTCGTGACGCCGGAGTTTTTCAGGAGATCGGCGAGCTTGTCGGCCTGTTTGCGGCCCGTCGCGCTGAGGGCGTCGCCGTCCTTCTCGGCGTGGCGAACGAGATAAACGGCCCGTAAGGCGACAGCAGAGGCAGGCGAATTTGCAGCGAGCATGGTGAGGCCCTGGATACGAGGGAATCCCGAAGCGTGCAGACGTTCGTTTCATCAACCCAGGATCTGAACCTCGATCGGGGCCAGATCGACCTCGATCGTGTTCGCGGGGCCCGTTCCTAAGCCCCCCTCGACCTCCTGGATGGTGAGCCCATCGCGGGTGCGTACAGGGCCGGGGGGAACGCCTGACCCCGGTGCGAAGGGGGCGTTGAGGATGCGTAGGACGTCGCCCTCGGCGTGGAGGGAGAGGTCCAGCAGGACATGGCCAGTGAAGCGGGCGGTCGTGCTCGTGTTGGCGACGATCAGGATCTCGCGGTTGTGGAGGATTCGCGAGAAGGCCAGCACGCCCGGGGCGAACGTCGAGGCCCCGAAGTGGACGCCGTCGCCGGAGATCGGCCGGAAATAGAGCCGGCCGTAGCGCAGGGCCGGCTCGGCGTCGCGAACTTCAGAAAGGGACTGGATCGCCCGGTACAGGGGAAGGCTTGAGTCGAGGCCGCCTCGTCCGTGTTCGCCGATCTTGGCGCCGTGGCCGAGGCAGGGGATTCCCTGAAGTCCAAACAGGAGGGCGACGGCCAGAACCGCCTGCGGATCTTCGGCGTCGGTCGTCCCGTCCTGGACCCGATGCTGGTCGTCGAGGTAGGCGACGAAGCAGCGCCCGGCCTCGCCGTGGCTGCTGAGCAGGTGACGTTCGACGGCCTTGCGACGGCGGTAGACGTCGATGACGCTGGTCGGCGGGGCGACCCCCCTGGCGACTCGCGGCAGGAGGGATGCGAGCGGAACGTCGAGCGCCGCGTCGACGCCTGGCATGTCTCGATCATCGCTGGTGTTGCGGCCGATGAACCGGGCGAGCCGATCCTCGCCTTCGTCGACCTCGCCGAAGGTGAAGAAGTTCTTCTTGCCAATACTCAGCGCGTATTCGCGGATGGCGTTGCCGAAGGTCCGGGTGAAGCCGCGACCGACGGATTCGAGGGGGGCGACGTGAAGGCCGTCGACGTCGTATCGGGCGATGACGTACTGGTGAGCGTGGATCAAGGCGTTCGGGGCGAGGTGGACCATCCCTTCGCGCGCGGGGATGGCGAAACCGTTCAACCCGGAGCCGGAGTACCCGAAGACGCCGCCGGGGGGATTGAGAACGGCATCGAAGATCACGTAGAGGCCCTGGGCATGGGCCTCGTCGACCAGGTTCCGCAGCTCGTCGTCGGCCGTTTCCGGGGCTGGGGCGGACCGAGGTTCGGGCTGGAGGAAGTTCCGGCCCCTTGAGTCGTCGAAGCTCGACGGGTTGGATTGACGGTTCCCGATCGCAAGAGAGAGCCAGATCGCTGCTGCACCAAGCTCCTTGATCGACTTCAAGCGTGCGCGATTCCCATGAAACACGCCACCCTGGAACGAATCTCCGGCGAGGAGGCTTACGGGGGATCGACTTTCGCCGCCGTCGAGACGGTCGAGCGTCAGGCGGTGGATCCAGACGTCGCGCCAGTCCTGGGGGGAAGGGTAGGGGGTCAGGATCGGCCGCGGTTCGCCGGCGACGTCCACGACCTTGACGGTCCGCTCGGCCGCGGCCTCGAAGGCGGCCTGGACCCGCGGGTCGTTCAGCGAGAGCATGACGCAGGACTCCTCGACGCCGTCGGCAGCAACCTGACGAAACCGTCTTTAAGATCAAAACGCGTGCCAGGCAGGAATCTGTACATGATGCCCCGGGCTTGGGGCCTCGAGACGTTGGTGCAGAGTCGGATCCCCTGCGTGCGGCCTGGGTACGCCGGTTCGGAAGCGATACAATGCGTGGGGTCGTCAGCCGCCGCTCCACGATCGGGGCGGAGCGGTCGACGGGCGGCGAGGGGCGGCGATGGATGGGCGATGGGATCGGAACAAGACCGCGGGAGTCGCGGCGTTGGGGCTGCTCGTCGTCGTCAACGCGGCGATCTCGTACCGCAACGCCCGGGCGATCCGATCCGATTCTGAAGAGGTCGTCCATACGGAACAGGTTCTGGCCGATGTGGCGGCCCTTCGGGCCGACCTTCGAGGGATGGAGGCCGCTCAGCGTCGCTTTCTTCTCCTGGGAGACGATTCCTCGCAGGCGGAATTCCTCAG includes the following:
- a CDS encoding dihydrolipoyl dehydrogenase family protein yields the protein MTHPEGYDLVVLGSGAPGKLLAWALASSGKRAAVVERRYIGGSCPNIACLPSKNVIHSAKAADTFRHGGAFGIADRGWKVDMTAVRDRKRKMVDGLVELHLEKYRASGAELVMGEGRFVAPKTIEVELNEGGSRTLRGEVVVIDTGSRARLDDTLGLAESKPLTHVEALDLDEIPGHLIVLGGGYVGLELAQAFRRFGSRVTVVERNKALIHREDPDVTEEIERLLRDEGVEVLTGTALHRVEGTSGRSVRLETSRGSIEGTHLLVAGGRTPNTDGIGLEKAGVETNEHGHVKVDDHLRTTAEGVWAAGDCAGSPHFTHIGEDDFRVLLANLTGGDRVTTGRQVPYCLFTDPELARVGLSEREARERGVQYRLAKIPMNAVLRARTLSETRGFFKALVEKNGDRILGFTAFGPDAGEVLAVVQVAMLAGLPYTALRDAVLTHPTMAEGLAGLFSSVPSR
- a CDS encoding alpha-amylase family glycosyl hydrolase — its product is MLSLNDPRVQAAFEAAAERTVKVVDVAGEPRPILTPYPSPQDWRDVWIHRLTLDRLDGGESRSPVSLLAGDSFQGGVFHGNRARLKSIKELGAAAIWLSLAIGNRQSNPSSFDDSRGRNFLQPEPRSAPAPETADDELRNLVDEAHAQGLYVIFDAVLNPPGGVFGYSGSGLNGFAIPAREGMVHLAPNALIHAHQYVIARYDVDGLHVAPLESVGRGFTRTFGNAIREYALSIGKKNFFTFGEVDEGEDRLARFIGRNTSDDRDMPGVDAALDVPLASLLPRVARGVAPPTSVIDVYRRRKAVERHLLSSHGEAGRCFVAYLDDQHRVQDGTTDAEDPQAVLAVALLFGLQGIPCLGHGAKIGEHGRGGLDSSLPLYRAIQSLSEVRDAEPALRYGRLYFRPISGDGVHFGASTFAPGVLAFSRILHNREILIVANTSTTARFTGHVLLDLSLHAEGDVLRILNAPFAPGSGVPPGPVRTRDGLTIQEVEGGLGTGPANTIEVDLAPIEVQILG
- a CDS encoding sialidase family protein, with product MRGSRKLAVAALLVGAWGSSAFAQEKPKPPGFIKDADDLRSRIDRELKMTKPDFVVFVPRVQGDRIVDTGNEHFLAFDGPDGSLMAVWTQSSVENSSAALPPDQHIAFARSDDEGKTWTDPRIIAGPKKPGDGPMASWAYPLVSKKGRLFVLYSQHIGKFDTFFHHTGWLHGIYSDDAGKTWSAPQEVPVARSTQDNPDPTMPPNMLCWQKPLRLGADGKYCAGFTRWTSHAVVPHKLKDWRAADARVEFMRFENVDDSPEPKDLKISWFAANDKALTVPFPDHPELSACQEPATVKLPDGRLFVVMRTAAGSPYWSQSRDGGETWDAPRVLLRKDGGEPLLHPLSPCPIYDVGGEAAGSGRYALFLHNHDGHYKNYGPTQTGFHRRPIYLAAGRFQPGADQPVWFDEPRFFMDHDGVPLGKPGTPGRLDLAMYASSTVRHGQAVLWYPDRKFFLLGRIIGEEWFRPAP
- a CDS encoding aminoacyl-tRNA deacylase, with translation MYLTEYLRSRRVWFKPLLHAPAFSAERLAARLHVSGRGVAKAVLMNVGGEEWLAVLPASSRIDLARLAGALGRDSADVRLATADEVARRFSDCEPGAVPPFGRPYGVGTILDASLTDSEIAFASHTRHEALRMRLADYDIVEAPIHAEFATPLAPAPSPRPSRRPRRRRAG
- a CDS encoding phosphoglycerate mutase family protein, which translates into the protein MLAANSPASAVALRAVYLVRHAEKDGDALSATGRKQADKLADLLKNSGVTSIYTSQFERTRQTAAPVKAALEAAGSHVQILSLDLPTTLLEHPEDASLLASYGRSAVQTLQEKSPDEIVLIVGHDVTIPAILLALGYASPVRIDPTEFDRLFQLIPRAAGSSPGFWELTHYA
- a CDS encoding DUF3826 domain-containing protein encodes the protein MKAVPSLLLAAFLVSHNAFGQTPPVDQPSAEAAARSDMEQAKKAAEWAAALKLDDPGKEARVKDVITAHLKAVRDWHNSHPFTTVPAGINPATGSRLSNLDRQVIADSAIPADVHEALMTGLQKDLTPEQVETILDRYTVGKVAFTMKGYHAIVPDLTAEEEAGILAFLKKAREEAVDYKSMNEISAIFEIYKTRSEQLLNANGRNWKALYKAYTDAVKAKKAAAKPAAP